The Streptomyces griseiscabiei genomic sequence CCTGGCCGGGGCCGATGCCGAGTTCGTCGGCCAGGCGGCGGTGGATTCGCCGGTAGTGATCCAGTGCCTCGGCGGGGCGTCCGCAGCGGTGCTGTGCGAGCATCAGTTGGCCGTTCACCCGTTCGTCCAACGGGTACATCGCGGCACGAGCCGACAGCTCCGGCAGCAGAGCGGCGTGGCGCCCCATGCCTAATCGCAGGTCTGCCAGGTCCAGTTGGGCCGCAAGCCGTTCCTGGTCGAGGGTGTCGCGCAGGGCGTTGATCCAGGGGGTGTCCAGGTCGGCGAAGGCCTCGGCCCGCCACAGCCTCAGCGCTTGTTCGAACAGGGATTCCGCGTGGCTTCCGTCGTTGCTGGCGCCTGCTTGTGCGACCAGGTGACGGAAGGAATGCAGGTCCACGCTCGCGGTCTCGGCGAGGGTGAGAACATAGCCGCCGGGCTGCCGCGCGATGGCCGCCTCGCTGGTGGCGTCGAGAGACCGTCTCAGCCGGGAGAGATAGCTGTGCAGAGTGGCCCTCGCCCGCTTGGGCGGGCGGTCGCCCCATATACGGTCCGCCAGCTGATCGGGCGTCACCAAGCAGTTGACGTCCACCAGGAGTACCGCCAGTACGCCACGCTGCCGAGTATGGCCCAGCATCGCGGACTGCCCGTCGATGCTGGCTTCGACGCTTCCCAGCACCCCGAATTCCACCGTCACCCTGACCGCACTCCCCCCGAGGCCGGACATCACACGTTCGTTCCTACTGCGTTCGGATCCCCGATTCAAGGATTGTCCAAGGAGTGTCCTCGGCCGGCCCGACACATTGATACAGCCACCACGCAAACCCGCTGCTCTGCTCGGCAGGGCACCGTGAGTACAGTCCCGGAAAGGCAGTCACTGATGAACGATCGAAGAAAAATCGCCTCACGTATCGTCCTCGCACTGATCCTGGCGGCCTGCACGCTCCTGGGTTCGGTCGGGGTCGCCCAGGCCGCGTCGTCAGCCGCGCCCACCGTGCTGGCGCAGCGCGTCGTCACCATCACCCAGGCCAGCTCCAACCGGTTCCTGGACGCCCATGAGATCGAGAGTCTCGACTTCAGGGTGGTCACCCGACCGTTCCAGAACAACACCACCCAGCGTTGGCTGTTGACCGACCTGGGGAACGGTCTCTCCACGATCCAGCAGGTGAGCAACGGGCGGTACCTCGACGCCCACGAGTACTCCGGGATGGACTTCCGCGTCGTCACCCGCCCCGCGCAGGACAACGCGACCCAGGCATGGGTGATTCTTCCGTCCCTCAACGGGACGTTCACGATCCAGCAGGCCAGCAACAGCCGGTACCTCGACGCCTACGAGAACTCCGGCGACGACTTCCAGGTCGTGACCCGGCCGCGGAAGAACGCCGACCAGCAGCGCTGGCGGATCATCAACGTCTGAACCGCACCGGTCGGCGATCTCACCCGCGCTCGGACGATCTGCCGGTTCCCCGGCAGATCGTTTCGCTTGTCCCGAGCACCCCGCAGGGGCGTGCCCCTCGATCATCGGGGCGTCGGCGCCGTCCGCCGGTAGTGGTCGGCGACCACCCGGGCCATGGCCCCGATCTTGTCCTCCTCGACCTCCTTGGCCGAGAAGAACACGTGCCCCCGTGCTTCCGGATGCTCCTTGGCGAGAGTGAGGTGGCGGGACAGTTCGGCCGCGTCCTGCCAGGCCGCGGGCTGCGCCGGGTCGCCCGCCTTGTACAGGGCCTCCCCGAGGTACAGCCGTGTCCCGCTGTCCCGCGCGGTCTCCGCCCACCAGGTCAGCAGCTTCGCGTAGTCGGCGGCGGCGAAGCCGATGTTCCAGTACAGCTGCGGCACGATGTAGTCGATCCAGTTCTCCTGGACCCATTTCCGGGTGTCCGCGTGCAGATCGTCGTACGTCTGCACGCCGGCCCGGGTGTCCGAGCCGGCCGCGTCCGTCGTGGCGTTGCGCCACACCCCGAACGGGCTGATCCCGAACTGCGTGCCGGGGCGGACGGCCTTGATCTGGGCCGCCGTCTCCCGCACCAGCCGGTCGATGTTGTCGCGCCGCCAGGCCGCCCGGTTGGGGAAGCCCCCGCCGTACGCGTCGTACGCCGCGTCGTCGTCGAAGACCTGGCCGGCCACCGGGTACGGGTAGAAGTAGTCGTCGAAGTGCACGGCGTCGACGGCGTACTTCCGTACGGCGTCGAGCATGGCCTTCTCCACGAAGGCGCGGACGGCGGGGATGCCGGGGTTGTAGTAGAGCTTGCCGCCGTAGGGGACGACCCAGTCGGGGTGCACCCGGGCCGGGTGCGAGGCGACGAGCCGGCTCGGGTCGGTGTGGACGGCGACCCGGTACGGGTTGAACCAGGCGTGCAGTTCGAGTCCCCGGGCGTGGGCCTCCTCGACCGCCGTGCCCAGCGGGTCCCAGCCGGGGTCCTTGCCCTGGGTGCCGGTGAGGACCTGCGACCAGGGCTCGTACGGGGAGGGCCAGAGCGCGTCGGCGGTGGGGCGGACCTGGAAGATCACCGCGTTGAGCCGGCGCTCCACGGCGGTGTCGAGGTGGACGCGGAGTTCGGCGAGCTGTTGGGCGGCGGTGAGGCCGGGTGCGGAGGGCCAGTCCCGGTTGACGACGGTGGCCAGCCACATGCCGCGCAGTTCGCCCTCGGCGGCCCGGCGGCGGGGGCCCGGGTCCCCGCCGGCGATGGCGGTGCCCGCCGCCACCCCGCCGGCCGCCACGAGGGTCGCCGCCGCGGTCGCCCAGAACGCCCGTCGTGACATCCGTGGCCTGCGATGCATCCTTCTACCTCCGCGTACCGCGTCCCGCGGGTCCGCTCCGTCGCGGACCGGTCCGTCGCGGGCCGTTCCCGGATCCAGCCTTCCATGTGACACCCGGAATACTGATCAGTAGACGTCGCGGGTAACGTGCGGGTTTGGCGCAGGCCCACACCCCGGGTATCTGCCAGGCACGTAGACCAGTGAAAGGGACGATGTGACGGACTTCCCAACGGGAGATCTCGCACGGGTCGGAGTCGTGGGCTGCGGCCAGATGGGAGCGGGCATCGCCGAGGTGTGCGCCCGCGCCGGACTGGACGTGAAGGTCGCCGAGACCAGCGGCGAGGCTCTGGAGATCGGCCGTACCCGGCTGTTCAACTCCCTGTCCAAGGCCGCCGAGCGCGGCAAGATCAGTGAGGCGGAGCGGGACGACACCCAGGCCCGGCTGAGCTTCACCACGGACCTCGGCGAGTTCGCCGACCGGGACCTCGTCATCGAGGCGGTCGTGGAGAACGAGCAGGTGAAGACGCAGATCTTCCAGGTGCTCGACCAGGTGGTGACCCGCCCGGACGCGATCCTCGCCTCCAACACCTCCTCCATCCCGCTGGTGAAGCTCGCGGTCGCCACCTCGCGGCCCGACCATGTCATCGGCATCCACTTCTTCAACCCGGCCCCGGTGCAGAAGCTCGTCGAGCTGATCCCGGCGCTCACCACCTCCGAGGGCACGCTCAGCCGGGCGCAGCTGTTCGCCGAGAAGGTGCTCGGCAAGCACGCCGTGCGCGCCCAGGACCGCTCGGGCTTCGTGGTCAACGCGCTGCTCGTGCCGTATCTGCTCTCCGCGATCCGGATGTTCGAGTCGGGCATCGCGGGCCGTGAGGACATCGACAACGGCATGGAGCTGGGCTGCGCCCACCCGATGGGTCCGCTGAAGCTCTCGGACCTGATCGGTCTGGACACCATCGTCTCCATCGCCAACAGCATGTACGAGGAGTACAAGGAGCCGCTGTACGCCGCTCCCCCGCTGCTCCAGCGCATGGTGGACGCGGGCCGGCTCGGCCGCAAGTCGGGGTCGGGCTTCTACTCGTACGCCTGATCACCGAAGGACCGGCTACGGACGGTCAGTTCGCCGTCCCGCACGGGCCCGGCACCGGAAACGGTGCCGGGCCCGTCGTATTCACACACCGTGTGCGCGGCGGACACGCATATGCCGTCCGCACACTCTCCCCACCCGCCCACCAGGCGAGTTGACTTCACGTGCGCATGCAAGGGATGCGCTGACTACAGAAAGGAGCGGACTCGTGGCCATCGACCCCGAGCATCCCGTGCACCACGGCGAACTCGCAGAGTTACGCCGCCGCCTGGATGTGGCGCACACACGCGTCGAAGGAGGGCTGACCCTGCTGAGCCACCGCGCCGAACAGAGCGCCAAGGAACTCGACGACCTGCACACGCGGGTCGTCACGCTGGAGCACGCCCGCTGGCCCCTGCCGGCGGTGGCGGCCCTCACGGCCCTGGGCGCCCTGGTGGTGTCCGTCTGGCAGGCGCTGGGCCGCTAGGTGTATTGAGCCGCAGCGTTGTTGACGCGGCTGATGGGTGGCTGGCCGCCGAGTGCGGTGTGGCAGCGGTGGTGGTTGTAGGTGTGCAGGAAGTCTGCCAGGGCGTCGGCGCGTTCGGTGTTGCTGGTGTAGGGCCGCAGGTAGGCCCATTCGTCGAGCAGGGTGCGGTTGAAGCGTTCGACCTTGCCGTTGGTCTGCGGCCGGTAGGCGCGGGTGAGCTTGCCGGTCGCGCCGAGGTCGGCCAGCGCCTGCTGCCAGGCGAAGCTCTTGCGGTAGGGCCAGGCGTTGTCGGTCAGGACCCGCTCGATGCGGTCGATGCCCGATGCGGCGAAGAAGGCCGCGGCCCGGCGCAGGAAGGCGGCGCAGGTGTCGGCCTTCTCGTCCGGGTGGATCTCGCTGTAGGCGACGCGAGTGTGGTCGTCGACGGCGGAGTGGACGTAGTCGAAGCCCATGCCGCTGCGCGTGGTCCGGCCCGCCCGGCGGCCCAGCACCTTGTGGCCGCCGCCGTCGGGGATCCGGCCGAGCTTCTTGACGTCGACGTGGATCAGTTCGCCGGGGCGGTCGCGTTCGTAGCGGCGGATCACGGCGCCGGTGGGGCGGTCCAGCCAGGCCAGGCGGT encodes the following:
- a CDS encoding RICIN domain-containing protein, which encodes MNDRRKIASRIVLALILAACTLLGSVGVAQAASSAAPTVLAQRVVTITQASSNRFLDAHEIESLDFRVVTRPFQNNTTQRWLLTDLGNGLSTIQQVSNGRYLDAHEYSGMDFRVVTRPAQDNATQAWVILPSLNGTFTIQQASNSRYLDAYENSGDDFQVVTRPRKNADQQRWRIINV
- a CDS encoding glycoside hydrolase family 10 protein codes for the protein MHRRPRMSRRAFWATAAATLVAAGGVAAGTAIAGGDPGPRRRAAEGELRGMWLATVVNRDWPSAPGLTAAQQLAELRVHLDTAVERRLNAVIFQVRPTADALWPSPYEPWSQVLTGTQGKDPGWDPLGTAVEEAHARGLELHAWFNPYRVAVHTDPSRLVASHPARVHPDWVVPYGGKLYYNPGIPAVRAFVEKAMLDAVRKYAVDAVHFDDYFYPYPVAGQVFDDDAAYDAYGGGFPNRAAWRRDNIDRLVRETAAQIKAVRPGTQFGISPFGVWRNATTDAAGSDTRAGVQTYDDLHADTRKWVQENWIDYIVPQLYWNIGFAAADYAKLLTWWAETARDSGTRLYLGEALYKAGDPAQPAAWQDAAELSRHLTLAKEHPEARGHVFFSAKEVEEDKIGAMARVVADHYRRTAPTPR
- a CDS encoding 3-hydroxybutyryl-CoA dehydrogenase; its protein translation is MTDFPTGDLARVGVVGCGQMGAGIAEVCARAGLDVKVAETSGEALEIGRTRLFNSLSKAAERGKISEAERDDTQARLSFTTDLGEFADRDLVIEAVVENEQVKTQIFQVLDQVVTRPDAILASNTSSIPLVKLAVATSRPDHVIGIHFFNPAPVQKLVELIPALTTSEGTLSRAQLFAEKVLGKHAVRAQDRSGFVVNALLVPYLLSAIRMFESGIAGREDIDNGMELGCAHPMGPLKLSDLIGLDTIVSIANSMYEEYKEPLYAAPPLLQRMVDAGRLGRKSGSGFYSYA
- a CDS encoding IS481 family transposase — its product is MSHRNARLTVHGRRLLVERVRSGRPVAHVAAEMGISRATAHKWIRRWRCEGEAGLLDRSSRPHRTPHRTPATAEDRVCRLRRERKPGPARIGPVLGLPTSTVHRILTRHGLNRLAWLDRPTGAVIRRYERDRPGELIHVDVKKLGRIPDGGGHKVLGRRAGRTTRSGMGFDYVHSAVDDHTRVAYSEIHPDEKADTCAAFLRRAAAFFAASGIDRIERVLTDNAWPYRKSFAWQQALADLGATGKLTRAYRPQTNGKVERFNRTLLDEWAYLRPYTSNTERADALADFLHTYNHHRCHTALGGQPPISRVNNAAAQYT